A stretch of the Schistocerca serialis cubense isolate TAMUIC-IGC-003099 chromosome 2, iqSchSeri2.2, whole genome shotgun sequence genome encodes the following:
- the LOC126456484 gene encoding uncharacterized protein LOC126456484 — MKVCKRQRQTNQRERKITWWRLKDKDLREEFSQKVLEKVKLAESVQEQWKINSAVITKTGEEVFGLTSGREVPKDKEAWWWNEEVQKVVKEKDAKSKWDMSGSAEDGQAYKSAKKEAK, encoded by the coding sequence ATGAAAGTATGTAAAAGACAGAGACAGACAAATCAACGTGAAAGGAAAATTACGTGGTGGAGATTAAAGGATAAAGATTTGAGAGAGGAGTTTAGTCAAAAAGTACTGGAAAAGGTAAAATTGGCAGAGAGTGTGCAGGAGCAGTGGAAAATAAATAGTGCTGTTATAACAAAGACCGGGGAGGAAGTGTTTGGGTTAACATCTGGGAGAGAGGTGCCAAAAGATAAGGAAGCATGGTGGTGGAATGAAGAGGTGCAGAAGGTTGTGAAGGAAAAAGACGCTAAGAGCAAGTGGGATATGTCTGGAAGTGCTGAGGATGGGCAAGCatacaaaagtgcaaagaaggaggcAAAATGA